The following coding sequences are from one Vibrio syngnathi window:
- a CDS encoding sensor histidine kinase — MELILSLLQQTCVYLVIAYMLSKTPLILPLLSISSRLSHKVSCYVLFSLFCIMGTYFGLQINDAIANTRAMGAVMGGLFGGPVVGFAVGLTGGIHRYSLGGFTDLACAISTTAEGLIGGLLHVYLVRKNKASQLFNPLVVFSVTLFAEIIQMLILLAVAKPFEQSYALVSDIAAPMIIANSVGAALFMSIIQDRKTIFEKYSATFSRRALTIAERSVGILHGGFNSDNAQKIVRIIYEETNVGAVAITDREKILAFVGIGDEHHIPNTPISSQSTLTSMEQNDIIYLDGKENPYQCSLSQDCKLGSALIIPLRAGNEVVGTIKLYEPKMKLFSTINMSMGEGIAQLLSSQILFSNYQLQQTLLTQAEIKLLHAQVNPHFLFNALNTISAVTRRDPDKARELIQHLSHFFRSNLKQNINTVKLKDELAHVNAYLTIEKARFTDRLEIEWDINPQLYEAQLPSFTLQPLVENAIKHGISNMLEAGQVKIYSEAFEGGFKLVVEDNAGTYQKPSQDHAGLGMEIVDKRLTNFFGQDSALKIESQPQQFTRMSFIIPILR; from the coding sequence ATGGAACTCATTCTCTCTCTGCTGCAACAAACCTGTGTCTACTTAGTGATTGCTTACATGCTAAGTAAAACCCCGCTAATTCTCCCTTTGTTGAGCATCTCTTCACGCTTAAGTCATAAAGTCAGCTGTTACGTTCTATTTTCCCTATTCTGTATTATGGGCACCTATTTTGGATTGCAGATTAACGACGCAATAGCTAACACTCGAGCAATGGGTGCCGTGATGGGCGGCCTGTTTGGCGGTCCTGTTGTCGGCTTTGCCGTCGGTTTGACTGGCGGTATCCATCGTTACTCTTTGGGTGGCTTCACTGACTTAGCTTGTGCAATCTCAACCACGGCCGAAGGCTTGATTGGTGGCCTATTACACGTTTACCTCGTCAGAAAAAACAAAGCCAGCCAGCTGTTTAATCCATTGGTGGTTTTCTCTGTTACCTTGTTTGCAGAGATTATTCAGATGCTAATTCTGCTTGCTGTCGCGAAACCATTTGAGCAGTCCTATGCGCTAGTCTCCGATATTGCCGCGCCAATGATCATCGCGAACTCAGTGGGTGCAGCGCTGTTCATGAGCATCATCCAAGACCGAAAAACCATCTTCGAGAAGTATTCAGCGACTTTCTCACGTCGCGCATTGACCATCGCCGAGCGTTCGGTGGGTATTTTGCATGGCGGATTCAATTCGGATAACGCGCAAAAAATAGTGCGGATCATTTACGAAGAAACCAACGTTGGCGCAGTGGCGATAACCGACCGAGAAAAAATTCTCGCTTTCGTCGGCATCGGCGATGAACACCATATTCCCAATACGCCTATTTCATCACAGAGCACGCTTACTTCGATGGAACAGAACGACATCATCTACCTCGATGGCAAAGAGAATCCATACCAATGCTCTCTATCACAAGATTGTAAATTGGGCTCTGCACTGATTATTCCATTGCGCGCGGGTAATGAAGTCGTCGGTACCATCAAACTGTATGAGCCTAAAATGAAGCTATTCTCGACCATCAATATGTCGATGGGTGAAGGTATCGCTCAACTGCTGTCGAGCCAGATCCTGTTCAGTAACTATCAGCTGCAGCAAACACTACTCACCCAAGCTGAAATAAAGCTGCTGCACGCACAGGTGAACCCACACTTTTTGTTCAATGCACTTAACACCATCAGTGCGGTAACACGTCGCGATCCAGATAAAGCACGAGAGTTGATTCAGCATCTATCTCACTTCTTCAGAAGTAACCTAAAGCAGAACATCAACACCGTGAAACTTAAAGATGAGTTGGCACATGTGAATGCTTACTTAACCATAGAGAAAGCGCGCTTTACTGACCGATTAGAAATCGAATGGGACATCAACCCGCAACTGTATGAGGCTCAACTGCCAAGCTTTACCCTGCAACCACTGGTTGAGAACGCCATCAAGCATGGTATTTCAAACATGCTCGAAGCCGGCCAAGTGAAGATCTATAGCGAAGCTTTCGAGGGTGGATTCAAGTTAGTTGTAGAAGATAACGCAGGGACTTACCAGAAACCGTCTCAAGACCATGCAGGTTTGGGAATGGAGATTGTAGATAAACGACTCACTAATTTCTTTGGACAAGATTCCGCACTAAAAATAGAATCTCAACCACAGCAATTTACTCGAATGAGCTTTATCATACCTATACTAAGATAA
- the lspA gene encoding signal peptidase II: MSEVSLKQSGVRWLWLALLVFLADIGIKLFVMDNMGYGWANRIEVLPFFNFLYVHNYGAAFSFLSDQSGWQRWLFTGIAFAVTGMLTYWMSKLPATDKWNNIAYAIIIGGAVGNVFDRVVHGFVVDYLDFYWGTYHWPAFNLADMGICIGAAMIILDGFRKKDESQ; this comes from the coding sequence ATGAGTGAAGTTTCGTTAAAACAATCTGGTGTGCGTTGGTTATGGTTGGCCCTACTGGTCTTCCTTGCTGATATCGGTATCAAACTCTTTGTTATGGACAACATGGGTTATGGCTGGGCAAACCGCATTGAGGTGTTGCCATTCTTTAACTTTTTGTACGTGCATAACTACGGTGCAGCATTTAGCTTCTTGAGTGATCAAAGTGGTTGGCAGCGCTGGTTATTTACTGGTATCGCATTTGCGGTAACGGGGATGCTGACGTACTGGATGAGCAAGCTACCAGCAACAGATAAGTGGAACAACATTGCTTATGCGATCATCATTGGTGGCGCTGTTGGTAACGTGTTCGACCGTGTTGTACATGGCTTTGTCGTCGATTACTTAGACTTCTATTGGGGTACTTACCACTGGCCTGCATTTAACCTAGCGGATATGGGAATCTGTATCGGCGCAGCGATGATCATCTTAGATGGTTTCCGTAAGAAAGATGAAAGCCAATAG
- the btsR gene encoding two-component system response regulator BtsR, with product MLKALVVDDELFAREELIELLTETGEVEVIGQASNAIEGLKQINLLKPDVVYLDIQMPQVTGIELLSMLDPDTMPYVVFVTAYDQYAIQAFEDNAFDYLLKPVEPCRLNKSVCRLNKVIKQNQKTPEQDISAIAPCHLEQIPCIGHNRIVIMASQTVECAYSDISGVHVRSSSQTATSQLTLKILEEKTDLIRCHRQYLINIKSIQEIKLLENGLAEIITLTGFEVPVSRRYLKTLKELLGLQ from the coding sequence ATGTTAAAAGCATTAGTTGTCGACGATGAGCTTTTTGCTCGCGAAGAGCTGATTGAGCTACTCACTGAAACTGGAGAAGTGGAAGTGATTGGCCAAGCAAGCAACGCGATCGAAGGACTTAAACAGATCAATCTACTCAAACCTGATGTGGTGTATTTAGATATTCAAATGCCTCAAGTGACCGGGATTGAACTGCTAAGCATGCTAGATCCAGACACGATGCCTTACGTGGTATTTGTGACCGCCTACGATCAATATGCGATTCAAGCGTTTGAGGATAATGCTTTTGACTACCTACTTAAGCCAGTTGAACCCTGTCGATTAAACAAGAGTGTTTGTCGTCTTAACAAGGTCATAAAACAAAACCAGAAAACACCGGAACAAGATATCTCTGCGATTGCTCCCTGTCACTTAGAGCAAATCCCGTGCATCGGCCATAACCGTATTGTGATCATGGCAAGCCAAACGGTCGAGTGTGCTTATTCCGATATCAGTGGTGTTCATGTTCGTAGCTCATCACAAACAGCAACATCGCAGTTAACCCTAAAGATCTTGGAAGAAAAAACCGACTTGATCCGCTGTCATCGACAATACTTGATCAACATAAAATCGATCCAAGAGATCAAACTGTTAGAGAATGGGTTAGCGGAGATCATCACGCTGACCGGTTTTGAAGTGCCTGTCAGTCGTCGCTACCTCAAGACACTGAAAGAGCTACTCGGTCTCCAGTAA
- a CDS encoding DUF2799 domain-containing protein, giving the protein MKKIIALFAVAFSLAGCSANVQDLAAEGNWQEIGYRDGIKGHTQRSYSDMTELGVVDQASYTEGYHLGVTEYCNPNHAYQIGLSGQVYEGVCSGTEDAQRFRMEWQRGWDEFSNDY; this is encoded by the coding sequence ATGAAAAAAATAATCGCATTATTCGCCGTGGCATTTAGCCTTGCAGGATGCAGCGCCAATGTTCAAGATTTAGCAGCCGAAGGTAATTGGCAAGAGATAGGCTACCGTGACGGTATTAAAGGCCACACTCAGCGTTCGTATTCAGATATGACCGAGCTTGGTGTTGTTGATCAAGCCAGTTACACAGAAGGCTACCACCTAGGTGTGACTGAATATTGTAATCCTAACCATGCTTATCAGATCGGCTTATCTGGTCAGGTGTATGAAGGCGTATGTTCTGGTACGGAAGACGCTCAACGTTTCCGTATGGAATGGCAACGCGGTTGGGATGAGTTCTCAAACGACTATTAG
- a CDS encoding anhydro-N-acetylmuramic acid kinase, whose product MDRKELYIGVMSGTSMDGVDTALVSIEGTGITLLAHDEFPMPDDLKARVLEVCIGQKTDLIAIGELDHLLGHLFADAVLQLLDKSGTPASSVTAIGNHGQTVFHQPTGNSPFTMQLGDANIIAAKTQIQTVADFRRKDMALGGQGAPLVPAFHHTIFHPQDSSVVVLNIGGISNISVLRPNQPTLGYDTGPGNMLMDAWVGKHTGEKFDRDALFALKGQLNHDLLKQLLDESYLSQMPPKSTGRELFNLPWLEQQLTEFKGLAAEDVQRTLCEYTALTIADEVETYRLGNQPALYVCGGGTRNPLVMKRLSELLPSWEVESTTSKGVDADYMEAMAFAWLAQRHIHQLPSNLPEVTGASRAASLGVLYRAD is encoded by the coding sequence ATGGATCGTAAAGAACTGTATATCGGTGTGATGTCGGGGACGAGTATGGACGGCGTTGATACCGCCTTAGTTTCGATAGAAGGCACTGGTATCACATTGCTCGCTCATGATGAGTTCCCAATGCCTGATGACCTCAAAGCGCGTGTGCTTGAAGTCTGTATTGGTCAGAAAACGGATTTGATTGCCATTGGTGAACTAGACCACCTGCTTGGTCATCTATTTGCTGATGCGGTTTTGCAACTTCTCGACAAGTCAGGTACGCCTGCATCTTCTGTGACTGCGATTGGTAACCATGGCCAAACAGTATTCCACCAGCCAACCGGTAATTCGCCATTTACCATGCAGTTGGGTGATGCCAATATCATTGCCGCTAAAACACAGATTCAAACAGTCGCTGATTTCCGACGAAAAGACATGGCGCTTGGCGGACAAGGGGCTCCTCTAGTACCCGCCTTCCACCATACTATTTTTCACCCGCAAGACAGCTCTGTCGTGGTCTTGAATATTGGTGGTATCTCTAACATTTCAGTGCTGAGACCGAATCAACCAACACTTGGCTACGATACAGGCCCGGGCAATATGTTGATGGACGCTTGGGTTGGTAAACACACGGGTGAAAAGTTTGACCGTGATGCACTGTTCGCGCTAAAAGGACAACTAAACCATGACTTGCTCAAACAACTGTTGGATGAATCTTATCTATCTCAAATGCCACCGAAAAGTACTGGTAGAGAACTGTTCAACCTACCTTGGCTAGAGCAACAGTTAACAGAATTTAAAGGTCTTGCGGCAGAAGATGTTCAGCGCACGCTTTGTGAATACACCGCATTAACGATAGCCGATGAAGTAGAAACTTATCGTTTAGGTAATCAGCCAGCGCTGTACGTGTGCGGAGGTGGAACGAGAAACCCACTAGTGATGAAGAGACTATCTGAGCTTCTTCCTAGCTGGGAGGTTGAATCAACCACCAGCAAAGGCGTTGATGCCGACTATATGGAAGCCATGGCCTTTGCATGGCTTGCTCAACGGCACATACATCAACTGCCAAGCAATTTACCAGAAGTAACTGGCGCAAGTAGAGCAGCCTCTCTAGGCGTTCTTTATCGTGCGGACTAA
- the fkpB gene encoding FKBP-type peptidyl-prolyl cis-trans isomerase, protein MAAIKNDSAVTLHFTIKMKDGSVADSTENMGKPAKFVMGDGSLSENFEQCLIGLETGTKKSIELKAEDAFGMPNPDHIHHMDRAKFVGDSEVEVGTIMAFSGPDGMEIPGIITEIAGDSVTVDFNHPLAGQDVTFDVNILAVE, encoded by the coding sequence GTGGCAGCAATTAAAAATGATTCAGCAGTAACTCTACATTTTACGATTAAAATGAAGGATGGTTCAGTTGCCGATAGTACCGAAAATATGGGTAAGCCTGCAAAGTTCGTGATGGGTGATGGCAGCCTAAGTGAGAACTTTGAACAGTGTCTGATTGGCCTTGAAACGGGGACTAAAAAGTCTATCGAATTGAAGGCGGAAGACGCGTTTGGTATGCCAAATCCAGATCATATTCATCATATGGATCGTGCTAAGTTTGTTGGCGATTCTGAAGTCGAGGTTGGCACTATTATGGCTTTCTCTGGTCCTGATGGTATGGAAATTCCAGGTATTATCACTGAGATCGCGGGTGATTCAGTGACGGTTGATTTTAATCATCCATTAGCAGGCCAAGACGTTACGTTTGACGTCAACATCTTAGCGGTGGAATAA
- the ispH gene encoding 4-hydroxy-3-methylbut-2-enyl diphosphate reductase, which translates to MSNEMKIMLANPRGFCAGVDRAISIVERALEMYQPPIYVRHEVVHNRFVVEGLKQRGAIFVEELSEVPDDNIVIFSAHGVSQAVRKEAKERELTVFDATCPLVTKVHMEVARASRKHMEVVLIGHAGHPEVEGTMGQYASQTGGMYLVEKPEDVQNLVVNDPSNLHYVSQTTLSVDETADVIEELRRVFPEIQGPRKDDICYATQNRQDAIREMAGDVDVVIVVGSKNSSNSTRLKELAEKLGTPGYLTDCPEDIQTEWVEGKKKIGVTAGASAPEELVNQILDRIRELGATEVEEIQGREENMFFEVPKELQIKQVD; encoded by the coding sequence ATGAGCAATGAAATGAAAATAATGTTAGCTAACCCTCGTGGCTTTTGTGCCGGTGTCGATCGTGCGATCAGCATCGTAGAGCGCGCACTGGAAATGTATCAGCCACCGATCTATGTTCGCCATGAAGTGGTGCACAACCGCTTTGTTGTTGAGGGGCTCAAGCAGCGTGGTGCTATTTTTGTCGAAGAGTTAAGTGAAGTACCAGACGATAACATCGTGATCTTCTCGGCTCACGGTGTTTCTCAAGCCGTTCGTAAAGAAGCGAAAGAACGCGAGTTAACGGTATTTGATGCGACGTGTCCTTTGGTGACTAAAGTTCATATGGAGGTTGCTCGAGCGAGCCGCAAACATATGGAAGTAGTATTGATTGGTCACGCGGGTCACCCTGAGGTTGAAGGCACTATGGGGCAGTACGCTAGCCAAACTGGTGGTATGTACTTGGTTGAGAAACCAGAGGACGTACAGAACTTAGTCGTGAACGACCCGAGTAACTTACATTACGTTAGCCAAACCACGCTGTCAGTTGATGAAACTGCAGACGTGATTGAAGAGTTACGTCGTGTGTTCCCTGAGATCCAAGGGCCACGTAAAGACGACATCTGCTACGCGACTCAAAACCGTCAGGACGCAATTCGTGAGATGGCCGGTGATGTTGATGTCGTGATAGTTGTTGGCTCTAAGAACTCATCGAACTCAACTCGTTTAAAAGAGCTAGCTGAGAAGCTCGGTACTCCAGGTTACCTAACCGATTGCCCTGAAGACATCCAGACAGAATGGGTTGAAGGGAAAAAGAAGATTGGTGTGACTGCGGGTGCTTCAGCTCCAGAGGAACTAGTAAACCAAATCTTAGATCGTATTCGTGAGCTGGGTGCTACCGAGGTTGAAGAGATTCAAGGTCGTGAAGAGAACATGTTCTTCGAAGTACCGAAAGAGCTGCAGATTAAGCAAGTCGACTAA
- a CDS encoding carbon starvation CstA family protein has protein sequence MMWFLTCVAALIGGYFIYGAFIEKIFGINEKRQTPAHTKQDGVDFVPMSTPKVYLVQLLNIAGVGPIFGPIMGALYGPAAMLWIVLGCIFAGAVHDYFSGMLSIRNGGASVPTITGRYLGNGAKHFMNIFAIVLLLLVGVVFVSAPAGMITTLVNDQTDFVMSTSTMVVIIFAYYIVATIVPVDKIIGRFYPLFGALLIFMSVGLITAIGLSDEHQIMGGFEMKDMFTNMNPNDLPLWPALFITIACGAISGFHATQSPLMARCMENEKNGRFVFYGAMIGEGIIALIWCALALSFFGSVESLSDAIANGGPGNVVYSASFGLLGVFGGILAFLGVVILPITSGDTAFRSSRLILAEYFNMEQKTLRNRLLMALPLFVLGGILTQVDFGIIWRYFGFANQSTAVMMLWTASAYLLRHNKLHWVTTVPAIFMTSVCITFILNNSQLGFGLPMQLSTIIGVVSAFGVAAYVIKISKGKGDIDLADEEEKEAKEAKGVTKTA, from the coding sequence ATGATGTGGTTTCTTACCTGTGTTGCAGCACTCATTGGTGGCTACTTTATTTACGGTGCTTTTATCGAAAAGATTTTCGGTATCAATGAAAAGCGTCAAACACCAGCCCATACCAAACAAGATGGCGTGGACTTTGTTCCAATGTCGACGCCAAAGGTTTACCTAGTTCAACTGCTTAACATTGCAGGTGTAGGTCCAATCTTCGGCCCTATCATGGGTGCCCTTTACGGCCCAGCAGCAATGCTTTGGATCGTGCTAGGTTGTATCTTCGCAGGTGCCGTACACGACTACTTCTCAGGAATGTTATCTATCCGCAATGGTGGTGCTTCGGTTCCAACCATCACTGGACGTTACCTAGGCAATGGCGCAAAACACTTTATGAACATCTTTGCCATTGTTCTACTGCTTCTGGTTGGTGTGGTATTCGTTTCTGCTCCAGCAGGCATGATCACTACCCTAGTGAACGACCAAACTGATTTCGTAATGTCTACAAGCACTATGGTTGTCATCATCTTTGCTTACTACATCGTCGCAACGATTGTCCCTGTCGATAAAATTATTGGTCGCTTCTACCCACTGTTCGGTGCTCTGCTTATCTTTATGTCTGTTGGTCTAATCACTGCGATTGGTCTATCTGACGAGCACCAAATCATGGGTGGCTTCGAGATGAAAGACATGTTCACTAACATGAACCCTAACGACTTACCGCTTTGGCCTGCTCTGTTTATCACTATCGCTTGTGGTGCTATCTCTGGCTTCCATGCAACTCAGTCACCACTGATGGCTCGTTGTATGGAAAACGAAAAGAACGGTCGCTTCGTATTCTACGGTGCAATGATTGGTGAAGGCATCATCGCTCTAATCTGGTGTGCGCTTGCTCTGTCATTCTTCGGTTCAGTTGAATCTCTATCTGACGCGATTGCAAACGGCGGCCCTGGTAACGTGGTATACAGCGCTTCATTTGGCCTACTGGGTGTATTTGGCGGTATCCTTGCTTTCCTTGGCGTGGTTATCTTACCTATCACTTCTGGCGACACTGCATTCCGTTCAAGCCGTCTTATCCTTGCTGAATACTTCAACATGGAACAGAAAACACTGCGTAACCGCCTACTGATGGCTCTCCCATTGTTCGTTCTTGGTGGCATTCTGACTCAAGTCGATTTCGGTATCATCTGGCGTTACTTCGGTTTTGCTAACCAATCAACAGCAGTAATGATGCTATGGACAGCTTCGGCTTACCTACTTCGTCACAATAAATTGCACTGGGTAACCACGGTTCCAGCTATCTTCATGACGTCTGTGTGTATCACATTCATCCTGAACAATAGCCAACTGGGCTTCGGTCTACCAATGCAACTTTCAACCATCATCGGTGTGGTGAGTGCATTCGGTGTTGCTGCTTACGTTATCAAAATTTCAAAAGGCAAAGGCGATATCGACCTTGCTGATGAAGAAGAAAAAGAAGCAAAAGAAGCAAAAGGTGTAACCAAAACCGCCTAG
- the murQ gene encoding N-acetylmuramic acid 6-phosphate etherase has translation MSNDALISALSHLVSEGRNPDTMDIDLLTSLEVVEKINQQDKQVPLAIEVELPQIAQAVDKIAHAFQNGGRLIYMGAGTSGRLGVLDASECPPTFGVSDKMVIGLIAGGPEAILKAKEGAEDSLTLGIEDLKAIQFSENDVVVGIAASGRTPYVIGALNYANQIGAVTVALSCNPGSPIAEIAQIAISPVVGPEALTGSTRLKSGTAQKLVLNMLTTASMIRIGKSYQNLMVDVKATNEKLVARAARIVIQATDCDKALAVSTLKTTDYDVKLSILMILTGLDLESAKAQLDQQNGFLRKAVENNK, from the coding sequence ATGAGTAACGATGCTCTCATATCAGCCCTCTCGCACCTCGTTTCGGAGGGGAGAAACCCTGACACTATGGATATTGATCTACTCACCTCTCTCGAAGTGGTCGAAAAGATTAATCAACAAGACAAGCAAGTTCCATTGGCGATAGAAGTGGAGCTGCCACAAATCGCTCAAGCCGTTGATAAGATCGCTCACGCCTTTCAAAATGGAGGCCGACTGATTTACATGGGTGCAGGCACCAGTGGTCGACTGGGCGTGTTAGATGCCTCAGAATGTCCTCCAACTTTTGGTGTTTCAGACAAAATGGTTATCGGCCTAATTGCAGGCGGACCAGAAGCAATTTTGAAAGCCAAAGAGGGAGCAGAAGACTCACTGACTCTCGGTATTGAAGATCTGAAAGCGATTCAATTTTCAGAGAATGATGTTGTGGTTGGCATCGCAGCCAGTGGTCGCACACCTTACGTAATAGGTGCACTCAACTATGCTAATCAGATTGGTGCAGTGACGGTTGCGTTGTCTTGTAATCCAGGTTCTCCGATCGCAGAGATCGCTCAGATTGCGATAAGTCCAGTGGTTGGCCCAGAAGCATTGACCGGCTCAACACGATTAAAATCAGGTACCGCGCAAAAATTGGTGCTCAACATGCTAACGACTGCGAGCATGATTCGCATTGGTAAAAGTTATCAGAACTTAATGGTCGATGTGAAAGCGACCAATGAAAAGCTGGTTGCTCGTGCTGCTCGTATCGTTATCCAAGCAACAGACTGCGATAAAGCCCTTGCAGTTTCGACACTTAAAACAACCGATTATGATGTAAAGCTGTCTATTTTGATGATTCTGACAGGGCTGGATTTAGAATCAGCTAAGGCTCAGCTTGATCAACAAAATGGTTTCTTGAGAAAAGCAGTCGAGAATAATAAGTAA